Proteins found in one Triticum aestivum cultivar Chinese Spring chromosome 4D, IWGSC CS RefSeq v2.1, whole genome shotgun sequence genomic segment:
- the LOC123098663 gene encoding probable glutathione S-transferase GSTU6, with protein sequence MAEGGDELKLLGSWSSPFVTRAKLALAIKGLSYENVDEDVHNKSDLLLGSNPVHKKIPVLIHNGVPVCESMIIVQYIDEAFAGTGPPILPADPHERAVARFWAAYVDDKLVSQWTNSSRSKSRAGAEAMTEMLVAVEALEGALRECSKGKGFFGGDGVGLVDIALGSMHSWLMAIEAMSGAKVFDPARTPLLAAWMERFGSLDAARAVLPDVGRVVELAKIRHGQAAAASTSNNK encoded by the coding sequence ATGGCCGAAGGAGGAGATGAGCTGAAGCTGCTGGGGTCATGGTCGAGTCCGTTTGTCACGAGAGCCAAGCTTGCCCTCGCCATCAAGGGCCTGAGCTACGAGAACGTCGACGAGGACGTCCACAACAAGAGCGACCTCCTCCTCGGCTCCAACCCCGTGCACAAGAAGATCCCCGTGCTCATCCACAACGGCGTCCCCGTCTGCGAGTCCATGATCATCGTGCAGTACATCGACGAGGCGTTCGCGGGCACCGGGCCGCCGATCCTCCCCGCCGACCCCCACGAGCGCGCCGTCGCCCGTTTCTGGGCGGCCTACGTCGACGACAAGCTGGTGTCCCAGTGGACGAACTCGTCCAGGAGCAAGAGCAGGGCGGGGGCCGAGGCGATGACGGAGATGCTGGTTGCCGTGGAGGCCCTGGAGGGAGCCCTGAGGGAGTGCTCCAAGGGGAAGGGCTTcttcggcggcgacggcgtcgggctgGTGGACATCGCGCTGGGGAGCATGCACTCGTGGCTGATGGCGATCGAGGCCATGTCCGGCGCCAAGGTGTTCGACCCCGCCAGGACCCCGCTGCTGGCGGCGTGGATGGAGCGTTTCGGCTCGCTTGATGCGGCCAGGGCGGTCCTGCCGGACGTCGGCAGGGTGGTGGAGCTCGCCAAGATCAGGCACGGACAAGCTGCCGCAGCTTCAACTTCAAACAACAAGTAG
- the LOC123098662 gene encoding proteasome subunit alpha type-6 yields MSRGSGAGYDRHITIFSPEGRLYQVEYAFKAVKSAGVTSIGVRGKDSVCVVTQKKVPDKLLDDTSITHLFSITKYTGLLATGLTADARSLVSQARNEAAEFRKKWGYEMPVDVLAKWIADKAQIYTQHAYMRPLGVVAMVLGYDEEKNAQLFKCDPAGHFFGHKATSAGLKEQEAINFLEKKMKDSPQFSYDETVQIAISALQSVLQEDFKATEIEVGVVRKEDRVFRSLTTEEIDQHLTAISERD; encoded by the exons ATGAGCCGCGGATCGGGCGCGGGCTACGACCGCCACATCACCATCTTCTCCCCCGAGGGTCGCCTCTACCAAGTCG AGTACGCGTTCAAGGCGGTCAAGTCGGCGGGGGTCACCTCGATCGGCGTCCGCGGCAAGGACTCCGTCTGCGTCGTCACCCAGAAGAAAGTCCCG GACAAGTTGCTGGATGACACCAGCATCACGCACCTCTTCTCGATTACCAAGTACACCGGCTTGCTTGCCACTGGCCTCACAG CTGATGCGAGGTCCTTGGTCTCCCAAGCAAGAAATGAAGCAGCTGAGTTCCGTAAAAAATGGGGATATGAGATGCCTGTGGATGTATTAGCAAAATG GATAGCAGACAAAGCACAAATATACACGCAGCATGCGTACATGAGACCCCTTGGTGTTG TTGCCATGGTCTTGGGTTACGATGAAGAGAAAAATGCTCAGCTCTTCAAGTGTGACCCCGCAGGTCACTTCTTTGGACACAAG GCAACTAGTGCCGGACTGAAGGAGCAGGAAGCAATAAATTTTCTGGAGAAGAAAATGAAGGATAGCCCGCAGTTCTCATATGACGAAACTGTTCAG ATTGCGATTTCTGCATTGCAATCTGTTCTGCAGGAAGATTTCAAGGCTACCGAGATCGAG GTCGGTGTTGTGAGGAAAGAAGACCGTGTCTTCAGGTCACTCACGACAGAGGAGATTGATCAGCACCTAACAGCCATTAGCGAGCGCGACTGA
- the LOC123100339 gene encoding salicylic acid-binding protein 2 gives MEMEAPADQASGKHIVLVHGACVGGWAWFKVATRLRDAGHRVSAPDLAASGVDPRPLREVPTFRDYTKPLLDLLECLPPGEKVVLVGHSLGGVNIALACELFPEKVAAAVFLSAFMPDHRSSPAYVLEKFVEGGTLDWMDTEFKPQDPEGKLPTAMQFGPLVTRAKFLQLCSPEDLTLGRSLMRVGSMFVEDLRVQPPYTEARYGSVRRVFIVLKDDNAIVEGFQRWMVQNYPVEEVKEIDGADHMALFSTPAELAHCLADIAVKYTA, from the exons ATGGAGATGGAGGCTCCGGCGGACCAAGCTAGCGGCAAGCACATCGTTCTGGTGCACGGCGCATGCGTCGGCGGCTGGGCCTGGTTCAAGGTGGCGACGCGGCTCAGGGACGCCGGGCACCGCGTCAGTGCGCCTGACCTCGCGGCGTCGGGCGTGGACCCCAGGCCGCTGCGCGAGGTGCCGACGTTCCGCGACTACACCAAGCCGCTGCTGGACCTCCTGGAGTGCCTCCCGCCCGGGGAGAAGGTGGTGCTCGTCGGCCACAGCCTCGGCGGCGTGAACATCGCCCTCGCCTGCGAGCTGTTCCCGGAGAAGGTCGCCGCTGCGGTGTTCCTCTCCGCATTCATGCCGGACCACAGGTCGTCGCCGGCGTACGTGCTTGAAAAG TTCGTGGAGGGGGGAACGCTGGACTGGATGGACACGGAGTTTAAGCCTCAAGATCCGGAGGGCAAGCTTCCTACTGCCATGCAGTTCGGGCCGCTGGTCACCCGAGCAAAGTTCTTGCAGCTGTGCTCGCCGGAG GATCTGACGCTGGGAAGATCCCTGATGAGGGTCGGTTCGATGTTCGTGGAGGACCTGAGAGTGCAGCCACCATACACGGAGGCTCGCTACGGGTCGGTGCGCAGGGTGTTCATCGTCCTCAAGGACGACAACGCCATCGTCGAGGGGTTCCAACGGTGGATGGTGCAGAACTACCCCGTGGAGGAGGTCAAGGAAATCGACGGCGCCGACCACATGGCGTTGTTCTCGACGCCGGCCGAGCTAGCGCACTGCCTCGCCGACATCGCCGTCAAGTATACCGCCTGA